The segment GTCACGAGATTGCCAGCCATGGCTATGGTCACGAGCGTGCCAGCGACCTGAGCCCCGAGGCCTTCCGGGCCGATGTGGGCCGGGCCAAGGCCTTGCTGGAAGACCTGAGCGGCCGCGAGGTGCTGGGTTACCGTGCCCCCAGCTTCTCCATCGGCGAGCGCAATCTCTGGGCCTTCGATGTGCTGCGCGACTGCGGCTACCGCTACAGCTCCAGCGTCTACCCCATCCGCCACGACCATTACGGCATGCCCGATTCGCCGCGCTTTGCCTATCCGGTGCGTGAGGGCCTGCTCGAAGTGCCGGTGACCACCCTGCGCCTGCGCGGCCGCAACCTGCCCTCCAGCGGCGGCGGCTATTTCCGCCTGCTGCCCTATGCGCTCTCGCGCTGGCTGATCGAGCAGGTCAACCGCAACGATCAGCAGTCGGCGGTCTTCTACTTCCACCCCTGGGAGATCGACCCGGGCCAGCCCCGCATCGCCGGCATCGATGCCAAGACGCGCTTCCGTCATTACGTGAACATCGGCCGCACCGAGGCCCGCATCGCCCAACTGCTGCGCGACTTCGCCTGGGGGCGCATGGACCAGATCTTCCTCGGTCGAGGGCAGGGCGAGCGCCAGGCCGCGGCGGCCACGGCATGAGCGGCGCGGCTTTGCGCGTCCAGCGCCTCGCGCCGGGCGACCGCGCCACGGCCCAGCGCTGGGACGCTTTTGTGCTGGCCTGCCCGCAGGCCAGCTTCTTCCACCGCGCCGGCTGGATGCGCATGGTGGGCGAGATCTTCGGTCATGCCTGCTTCTTCCTCTACGCCGAGCGCGAGGGTCGCATCGAGGGCGTGCTGCCCCTGGCCCAGGTGAAGAGCCGGCTGTTCGGCCATTCCCTGGTGAGCCTGCCCTTTGCCGTCTACGGCGGCGTGGCAGCCGACACCGAGGACGCGGCCCAGTCCCTGGAGCTCGAGGCCCAGCGCCTGGCGCGCGAGCTGGGCGCCGAGCACCTGGAGCTGCGCCATGTGCAGCAGCGCCACGAGGACTGGCCGCAGCAGGACCTCTATGTGACCTTCCGCAAGGAGATCCTGCCCGAGGAAGAGGCCAATATGCTGGCCATCCCGCGCAAGCAGCGGGCCATGGTGCGCAAGGGCATCAAGAACGGCCTGATCGGGCATGTCGACGCCGACGCCTCGCGCTTCTTCGCGCTCTATGCCGACAATGTGCACCGCCACGGCACGCCCGCCATGCCGCGCCGCTATTTCGAGGCCCTGCTGCAGGAGTTCGGACCCGACTGCGAGGTGCTCACCGTCACCGATTCAGAGGGCAACCCCCTCAGTTCGGTGCTCAGTTTCTACTTCCGTGACGAAGTGCTGCCCTACTATGCGGGCGACGCCGTCGCGGCGCGCGAACTGGCGGCCAATGACTTCAAATACTGGGAACTGATGCGACGCGCCTGTGCGCGCGGCCTCAAGGTGTTTGACTATGGCCGCAGCAAGCAGGGCACGGGCTCCTACGCGTTCAAGAAGAACTGGGGTTTCGAGCCGACGCCGCTGCACTACGAATACTGCCTCTACCGCCGCGATACCGTGCCCCAGAACAATCCCAGCAACGCCAAGTACCAGCTCTTGATCAAGACCTGGCGCCGCATGCCGCTGTCCTGGGCCAACTGGCTGGGTCCCTTCATCGTCCGCAACCTGGGTTGAGTCGGCGGCCATGGCCAAGCTGCTCTACCTGGTGCACCGTCTGCCCTATCCGCCCAACAAGGGCGACAAGGTGCGCTCCTACCATCTGCTCAAGCATCTGGCCGCGCGCCACGAGGTGCACCTCGGCACCTTCGTGGACGACCCGGATGATCTGCAGTACCTGGACACGGTGCGGGGCCTGTGCAAGAGCCTGCACGTCGCGCACCTGCATCCGGGGCGCGCCAAGCTGGCCAGCCTGCGCGGCCTGCTCAGCGGCGAAGCCCTGAGCCTGCCTTACTACCGGGATGCGGGCCTGGCCCGCTGGGTGCGCGAGACCGTGCGCGAGCAGCGGCCCGATGCGGTGGTGGTCTTCTCCTCCACCATGGCCCAATACGCGCCCGCAGCGCTGCCCCTGCTGCTGGACCTCGTGGACCTGGATTCGGCCAAGTGGAGCGAGTACGGCGGCCAGCACCGCTGGCCCCTGTCCTGGCTCTACCGCCGCGAAGGCCGGCGCCTGCTGGACTACGAGACCCGCATGGCCGAGCGTGCGCGCTGCGCCTACTTCGTGACCGACAAGGAGGTGGCCCTGTTCCGCCGCCAGGCGCCGCACAGCCGCGCCCGCGTGGAGGCTTCGGGCAACGGGGTGGATGCCGAGTTCTTCGCGCCCGAGCCGCAGCGCGCCTCGCCCTTCGCGGCGGATGAGCAGGCCCTGGTCTTCACCGGGGCCATGGACTACTGGCCCAATGCCGATGCCGTGGTCTGGTTCGCGGGCGAGGTGCTGCCGCGCCTGCGCGCCCAGCACCCGGCGCTGTGTTTCTACATCGTGGGTCGTGCACCAGGGCCCGCCGTGCAGGCCCTGGCGAGCGCCGATGTGGTGGTGACCGGCACCGTGCCCGATGTGCGGCCCTATTTGCAGCATGCTGCGGTGGTGGTGGCGCCGCTGCGCCTGGCGCGCGGCATCCAGAACAAGATCCTGGAAGCCATGGCCATGGCGCGCCCGGTGGTGGCGGCCCGTGCCTGCGTGGAAGCCATCGAGGCCCGCGAAGGCCATGAGCTGCTGGCTGCCGAGAGTGCCGAGGACTATGCCCAGGCCGTCTCGAACCTGCTGCAGCAAGCCGAGCATGCCGCCGCCGTTGGGGCCGCCGGTCGACAGCGGGTGCTGGATGCCTACAGCTGGGACGCCCGTCTGGCCGGCATCGACCAGGTGCTGGAGGGTTTGCACGCGCCCAAGGCCGCCTCGAGCGATGTGACTTTGAGCGTAGGGGCCGCGGCATGAGTCGCGTGCTGCCCGCCCGCCCGGCCGAGCCCCTGAGCACGGCGCCCTGGCGCTGGGCCCTGCTGCAGATGGTCCTGGCCCTGCTGGCGCTCTTGCTGCTCTACCGCGAGACGGCCCTGGCCATGGTGGGCATCTGGCAGCGCTCCGACACCTTTGCCCACGCCTTCGTGGTGCCGCCCATTGCGCTGTGGCTGATCTTGCGTCGGCGCGATGTGCTCGCGGCCCTGCGCCCCGTGCCCGATGCCTGGTTCCTGCTCCCGCTGGCGCTGGCCGGTCTGGCCTGGCTGCTGGGCGAACTGGTGGCGGTGAATGCCCTGACCCAGCTGGCCCTGGTGGCCCAGATCGCGCTGCTGGTGCCCCTGCTCTGGGGCCGGGCCGTGGCGCGGCGCATCCGCTTTCCCCTGCTGTTCCTATTCTTTGCGGTGCCCGTGGGCGAGTTCATGCTGCCCACCCTGATGGAGCTGACGGCGGACTTCACCGTGGTGGCCGTGCGCCTGAGCGGCGTGCCCGTCTACCGCGAAGGACTGCAGTTCATCATTCCCTCGGGCAGCTGGTCGGTGGTGGAGGCCTGCAGCGGCCTGCGCTATCTGATGGCCTCCCTGATGGTGGGCACCCTGTTTGCCTATCTGAGCTATCACAGCCTGCGCCGGCGGCTGATCTTCGTGGCCGTTTCCCTGCTGATCCCCCTGCTGGGCAACTGGGTGCGGGCCTACTTGATCGTGATGCTGGGGCATGTCTCGGGCAATGAGCTGGCCACCGGTGCCGACCACCTGGTCTATGGCTGGGTCTTCTTCGGCATCCTGATGCTGGCGATGTTCATGATCGGTGCCCGCTGGACCGAGGACGAACTCCCGCCGGCCCCGCCGACGGCCAGCGAGATCCGGAGTGCCACCCCGGCTCAGCGCTGGCTGGTGGCTGTCCTGGGCCTGACGGCCCTGGCCGTGCCGAACTTGCTGCAGGCTCGCTTCGAGCGTGCCGGCCAGGCCGAGCTGACCCTGCATCTGGCGGCCCCCGAGCTGGGGGCATGGCAAAAGCGGGCCGAGCCCCTGGCCGACTGGCAGGCTCGCTTCGTGAATCCGCGCGCCGAGCTGCAGACCGTCTATGAGCGCGCCGACCAGCGCGTGGGTCTGCATCTGGCCTACTACCGTCAGCAGGGCTATGACAGCAAGCTGCTGGGCTCACACCACCAGTTGCTGGGGGCGGACGAGAAGCGTTGGGCCCAGCTGGACGGCCGGCCTCAGTCCCTGAGCCTGGCGGGGCAGAACCTCGAGCTGCACAGCGTGGAGCTGCGGGCCGGCTCCCTGAGCGGCGTGCGCAGCCAGCGTCTGCGGGTCTGGCAGTTTTTCTGGGTGCATGGCCGGCTCACGGCCAGCCCTGTCCGGGCCAAGGCCTGGAATGCCTGGCAGCGCCTGAGCGGACAGGGCGACGATGCGGCATCCGTCATCGTTTACACCGAAGATCTTCAGGACAATGGCGAGGCTGCCGAGCAGCGGCTGCGCGACTTCCTGCAACAGAACTGGGGCGCCATTGCGGCCCAGCTGGACAAGACCGCCGCGCAGTGAACGCGGACGGCGCGATGAACACAAGGATCAAGCAATGAGCAGCACGGTAGCAGTGATCGGCCTGGGATACGTGGGCCTGCCCCTGGTGGTGGAGTTCGGCAAGCATATGCGCACCATCGGCTTCGACATTGCGGAGTCCAAGGTCCAGGCCTGCCAGCGCGGCACCGACCCCTCGCGCGAGCTCAGCGACGCGCAGATGGCTGCCGCGCCGCACGCCGTCTACACCGCCGACCCGGCCCTGCTGGCCGAGGCCGACATCATCGTGGTGGCCGTGCCCACCCCGGTGGACGAGGCCCATATCCCTGACTTCCGCCCCCTGATCGGCTCCTCCACCAGCGTGGGCCGCCACATGAAGAAGGGCGCCATCGTGGTCTACGAGAGCACGGTCTACCCCGGCGCCACCGAGGAGGTCTGCATCCCGGTGCTGGAGCGCGAGTCCGGCATGAAGTGGAAGCAGGACTTCTTCGTGGGCTACAGCCCCGAGCGCATCAACCCGGGCGACAAGGAACACACGCTCACCAAGATCCTGAAGATCGTCTCCGGCGACACGCCCGAGACCCTGGACAAGGTGGCCAAGCTCTACGAGACCATCGTGGAGCCGGGGGTGCACCGCGCCTCCAGCATCAAGACGGCCGAGGCCGCCAAGGTGATCGAGAACACCCAGCGCGACCTGAACATCGCGCTGATGAACGAGCTGGCCATCATCTTCGACAAGATCGGCCTGGACACCACCGAGGTGCTGGAGGCTGCGGGCACCAAGTGGAACTTCCTGAAGTTCAAGCCGGGCCTGGTGGGCGGCCACTGCATCGGTGTGGACCCCTACTACCTGACCCACAAGGCCGATATGCTGGGCTACCACCCCCAGGTGATCCTGGCGGGGCGGCGCATCAACGACGGCATGGGCAAGTTCATCGCCGAGCAGACCATCAAGCACATGATTGCCGCGGGCAGCTACATCAAGGGCGCCAAGGTGAATGTGCTGGGTCTGACCTTCAAGGAGAACTGCGGGGATCTGCGCAACTCCAAGGTGATCGACATCATCCGCGAGCTGCAGAGCTATGGGGTGGAAGTCTTCGTGACCGACCCGCAGGCCGAGGCGCCCGAGGCCCTGCACGAGTACGGGGTGAAGCTGGTGGCCTGGGACGAGCTGCCGAGGGCGGACGCCATCGTGGCGGCGGTGGCGCACCGCGAGTTCGCGGATCTGAGCCTGGAAGACCTGGGCAAGAAGCTGGTGAAGAACGGTGCCTTCGTCGATGTGAAGGCGGCGTTTGACCAGCGCGCGCTCGCCGAGGCGGGCTACAAGGTCTGGCGCCTGTAAACCGCGCAGCCGCCGCCGACCTCCCCATGAGCACTCAGGACCCACGCCCCCTGATCCTCCACGTCCTGTATCGCATGGATACCGGCGGGCTGGAGAACGGCGTCGTGAACCTGATCAACCGCATGGACCCGGCGGCCTACCGCCATGCGGTGCTGGCCCTGACCGAGGTGACCGACTTCAGCCGGCGGGTGCAGGTGCCGGATGTGCAGTTCATTGCCCTGAGCAAGCCGCCCGGCCATGCGATCTGGCTGTACCCCCAGCTGTTTCGCCTGCTGCGCGAGCTCAAGCCGGCGGTGATCCACACCCGCAATCTGGCCGCGCTGGAGGTCTTGGTGCCGGCCTGGGCGGCCGGTGTGCCGGCCCGGGTGCATGGCGAGCATGGCCGCGAGGGCAGCGATCTGGCCGGCACGCGGCGTCGCTATCAATGGATGCGCCGGCTCTATGGCCTCTTTGCCCATCGCTTCGTGGCCCTGTCGGGCGAGCTGCGCGAGTACCTGACCGCCCGCGTGGGCCTGGCACCGGCCCGGGTGCTGCAGATCTGCAATGGCGTGGACGCGCAGCGCTTCAGCCCGGTGCCTCAGCGGCAGCGGATGGCGGACTGTCCCTTCGGCGAGCCCGGGCAGCTGCTCTTCGGCACGGTGGGGCGCATGCAGCCGGTCAAGGACCAGGCCTTGCTGGCCCGCGCCTTTGTGCAGGCGCTGCAGCAGCGGCCCGATCTGCGCCCGCGCCTGCGCCTGCTGATGGCTGGCGACGGGCCGCAGATGCCGGCCGTGCGCGCCATCCTGACCGAAGCCGGTGTGGACGCGTTGTGCTGGCTGCCCGGCGAGCGTCGCGACGCGCCGGACTTCATGCGTGGCCTGGATGTGTTTGTGCTGCCTTCGCTCAGCGAGGGCATCTCCAACACCGTGCTGGAAGCCATGGCCACGGGCCTGCCGGTGCTGGCCACCCGGGTGGGCGGCAATGTGGAACTGGTGGAGGAAGGGGTGAGCGGTCTGCTGACGCCGGCCTCCGACGTGGCGGCCATGGCCCAGGCCATGATCCGGCTCGCCGACGACGAGGCGCTGCGCCGGGCCATGGGCCGGGCAGGGCGCTTGCGCGTGGAGCAGCGCTTCAGCCTGG is part of the Shinella sp. XGS7 genome and harbors:
- a CDS encoding TIGR03088 family PEP-CTERM/XrtA system glycosyltransferase; translation: MSTQDPRPLILHVLYRMDTGGLENGVVNLINRMDPAAYRHAVLALTEVTDFSRRVQVPDVQFIALSKPPGHAIWLYPQLFRLLRELKPAVIHTRNLAALEVLVPAWAAGVPARVHGEHGREGSDLAGTRRRYQWMRRLYGLFAHRFVALSGELREYLTARVGLAPARVLQICNGVDAQRFSPVPQRQRMADCPFGEPGQLLFGTVGRMQPVKDQALLARAFVQALQQRPDLRPRLRLLMAGDGPQMPAVRAILTEAGVDALCWLPGERRDAPDFMRGLDVFVLPSLSEGISNTVLEAMATGLPVLATRVGGNVELVEEGVSGLLTPASDVAAMAQAMIRLADDEALRRAMGRAGRLRVEQRFSLDAMVAAYRGLYDELTLNPATRRMALREH
- a CDS encoding FemAB family XrtA/PEP-CTERM system-associated protein, with product MSGAALRVQRLAPGDRATAQRWDAFVLACPQASFFHRAGWMRMVGEIFGHACFFLYAEREGRIEGVLPLAQVKSRLFGHSLVSLPFAVYGGVAADTEDAAQSLELEAQRLARELGAEHLELRHVQQRHEDWPQQDLYVTFRKEILPEEEANMLAIPRKQRAMVRKGIKNGLIGHVDADASRFFALYADNVHRHGTPAMPRRYFEALLQEFGPDCEVLTVTDSEGNPLSSVLSFYFRDEVLPYYAGDAVAARELAANDFKYWELMRRACARGLKVFDYGRSKQGTGSYAFKKNWGFEPTPLHYEYCLYRRDTVPQNNPSNAKYQLLIKTWRRMPLSWANWLGPFIVRNLG
- the xrtA gene encoding exosortase A, whose translation is MSRVLPARPAEPLSTAPWRWALLQMVLALLALLLLYRETALAMVGIWQRSDTFAHAFVVPPIALWLILRRRDVLAALRPVPDAWFLLPLALAGLAWLLGELVAVNALTQLALVAQIALLVPLLWGRAVARRIRFPLLFLFFAVPVGEFMLPTLMELTADFTVVAVRLSGVPVYREGLQFIIPSGSWSVVEACSGLRYLMASLMVGTLFAYLSYHSLRRRLIFVAVSLLIPLLGNWVRAYLIVMLGHVSGNELATGADHLVYGWVFFGILMLAMFMIGARWTEDELPPAPPTASEIRSATPAQRWLVAVLGLTALAVPNLLQARFERAGQAELTLHLAAPELGAWQKRAEPLADWQARFVNPRAELQTVYERADQRVGLHLAYYRQQGYDSKLLGSHHQLLGADEKRWAQLDGRPQSLSLAGQNLELHSVELRAGSLSGVRSQRLRVWQFFWVHGRLTASPVRAKAWNAWQRLSGQGDDAASVIVYTEDLQDNGEAAEQRLRDFLQQNWGAIAAQLDKTAAQ
- a CDS encoding TIGR03087 family PEP-CTERM/XrtA system glycosyltransferase, whose amino-acid sequence is MAKLLYLVHRLPYPPNKGDKVRSYHLLKHLAARHEVHLGTFVDDPDDLQYLDTVRGLCKSLHVAHLHPGRAKLASLRGLLSGEALSLPYYRDAGLARWVRETVREQRPDAVVVFSSTMAQYAPAALPLLLDLVDLDSAKWSEYGGQHRWPLSWLYRREGRRLLDYETRMAERARCAYFVTDKEVALFRRQAPHSRARVEASGNGVDAEFFAPEPQRASPFAADEQALVFTGAMDYWPNADAVVWFAGEVLPRLRAQHPALCFYIVGRAPGPAVQALASADVVVTGTVPDVRPYLQHAAVVVAPLRLARGIQNKILEAMAMARPVVAARACVEAIEAREGHELLAAESAEDYAQAVSNLLQQAEHAAAVGAAGRQRVLDAYSWDARLAGIDQVLEGLHAPKAASSDVTLSVGAAA
- a CDS encoding nucleotide sugar dehydrogenase — protein: MSSTVAVIGLGYVGLPLVVEFGKHMRTIGFDIAESKVQACQRGTDPSRELSDAQMAAAPHAVYTADPALLAEADIIVVAVPTPVDEAHIPDFRPLIGSSTSVGRHMKKGAIVVYESTVYPGATEEVCIPVLERESGMKWKQDFFVGYSPERINPGDKEHTLTKILKIVSGDTPETLDKVAKLYETIVEPGVHRASSIKTAEAAKVIENTQRDLNIALMNELAIIFDKIGLDTTEVLEAAGTKWNFLKFKPGLVGGHCIGVDPYYLTHKADMLGYHPQVILAGRRINDGMGKFIAEQTIKHMIAAGSYIKGAKVNVLGLTFKENCGDLRNSKVIDIIRELQSYGVEVFVTDPQAEAPEALHEYGVKLVAWDELPRADAIVAAVAHREFADLSLEDLGKKLVKNGAFVDVKAAFDQRALAEAGYKVWRL
- a CDS encoding XrtA system polysaccharide deacetylase translates to MLMPTRETRPRNAMTIDVEDYFQVSAFAPYIARGDWDSRECRVERNVDRILGLLAEQGTQATFFTLGWVAERYPQLVRRIVEGGHEIASHGYGHERASDLSPEAFRADVGRAKALLEDLSGREVLGYRAPSFSIGERNLWAFDVLRDCGYRYSSSVYPIRHDHYGMPDSPRFAYPVREGLLEVPVTTLRLRGRNLPSSGGGYFRLLPYALSRWLIEQVNRNDQQSAVFYFHPWEIDPGQPRIAGIDAKTRFRHYVNIGRTEARIAQLLRDFAWGRMDQIFLGRGQGERQAAAATA